One window from the genome of Terriglobales bacterium encodes:
- the rsmD gene encoding 16S rRNA (guanine(966)-N(2))-methyltransferase RsmD, which yields MAPPPSAASVPQGRHERTIKMRIIAGQYRSRRLKSVPGADLRPTSDRLRETLFNVVAAQVPGSVWLDVFAGTGAVGIEALSRGARQVYFVESATSAVALVRQNLVSLGITQGFELLEREAAPALRRLDSQGVVCDFCFLDPPYRLHGLYEKTLTFLAASRLLTPATTVIAEHDKHFDPGDRFGALVRYRKHRQGDAVLSFYRIS from the coding sequence GTGGCCCCGCCGCCCTCGGCTGCGAGCGTCCCCCAGGGACGCCATGAGAGAACGATCAAGATGAGGATCATCGCCGGCCAATATCGCAGCCGCCGCCTCAAGTCCGTCCCCGGCGCCGACCTGCGCCCGACCTCCGACCGGCTGCGCGAGACCCTGTTCAACGTGGTCGCCGCCCAGGTGCCGGGCTCGGTCTGGCTCGACGTTTTCGCCGGCACCGGGGCCGTCGGCATCGAGGCCCTCAGCCGCGGCGCCCGCCAGGTCTACTTCGTGGAGTCGGCCACGTCCGCCGTAGCCCTGGTCCGGCAAAATCTGGTTTCCCTCGGCATTACTCAGGGATTCGAGCTGCTCGAGCGCGAAGCTGCACCGGCGCTCCGCCGGCTCGATTCCCAGGGGGTCGTGTGCGACTTCTGCTTTCTCGACCCCCCGTATCGCTTGCACGGACTCTATGAGAAGACGCTCACATTCCTCGCGGCCTCGCGCCTGCTCACGCCCGCGACCACCGTCATCGCCGAGCATGACAAGCACTTCGACCCCGGCGACCGCTTCGGCGCGCTGGTGCGCTACCGCAAGCATAGGCAAGGCGATGCGGTCTTAAGTTTTTACAGGATCAGC
- a CDS encoding M50 family metallopeptidase has translation MRSWSIPAGRLFGIDLRIHLTFFFLLLFVWMTEWGGKTGPGPARGLALVGVVFASVIAHELGHALAATRSGIAVRSITLLPIGGVTQMDESTGPRGMDPVREIRISLAGPLVNLLLGAVAALAVLTFYPQANILGMPLVHSSNLPRSLVWINVFLGAFNLLPAYPMDGGHVLRAVLARHMDYLQATRRAVFIGQGFAMLFMFAGFVWNVWFTLTGFFLFVAAQLEERSVLFHSILENVRMEDVMLTDFATLSPADTLEDALAKAVHTLQDDFPVVRGSDMVGIVSRQKLLEALRSGGNGYVQAVMMRAFEVAQRSETLAAAFGKITKKGMTLIPVVEDERLVGIVTLQNLMHSMGLLAETKRLRAVTQQDEG, from the coding sequence ATGAGAAGTTGGTCCATCCCGGCCGGGCGGCTGTTCGGTATCGACCTCCGTATCCACCTCACGTTCTTTTTTCTGCTGCTCTTCGTGTGGATGACGGAATGGGGGGGCAAGACCGGCCCCGGACCGGCGCGGGGCCTGGCGCTGGTGGGGGTGGTCTTTGCCTCGGTGATCGCGCACGAGCTGGGGCACGCGCTGGCAGCCACGCGGAGCGGCATCGCGGTGCGGTCGATCACCCTGCTGCCCATCGGCGGCGTCACCCAGATGGACGAGTCGACGGGCCCGCGGGGCATGGACCCGGTGCGCGAGATCCGCATCTCCCTGGCCGGGCCCCTCGTGAACCTGCTGTTGGGGGCGGTGGCGGCGCTCGCCGTGCTCACCTTCTATCCCCAGGCCAATATCCTGGGTATGCCGCTGGTGCACTCCTCGAACCTGCCCCGCAGCCTGGTGTGGATCAACGTCTTCCTGGGGGCTTTCAACCTGTTGCCGGCCTATCCCATGGATGGCGGGCACGTGCTGCGCGCGGTGCTGGCGCGGCACATGGACTACCTGCAGGCGACCCGGCGGGCGGTCTTCATCGGCCAGGGCTTCGCCATGCTGTTCATGTTCGCGGGATTCGTGTGGAACGTGTGGTTCACCCTGACCGGCTTCTTCCTGTTCGTGGCCGCACAACTGGAAGAGCGCAGCGTGCTGTTCCACTCTATCCTGGAGAACGTGCGGATGGAGGACGTCATGCTGACCGACTTCGCCACGCTCTCTCCCGCCGACACCCTGGAAGACGCGCTGGCCAAGGCGGTGCACACGCTGCAGGACGATTTCCCCGTGGTCCGGGGCAGCGACATGGTGGGGATCGTCTCCCGGCAGAAGCTGCTGGAAGCGCTGCGCAGCGGCGGCAACGGCTACGTGCAGGCGGTGATGATGCGGGCCTTCGAAGTGGCGCAGCGCAGCGAGACCCTGGCCGCCGCCTTTGGCAAGATCACCAAGAAGGGGATGACGCTCATCCCCGTGGTCGAGGACGAGCGCCTGGTCGGCATCGTCACCCTGCAGAACCTGATGCACAGCATGGGACTGCTGGCGGAGACCAAGCGGCTCCGCGCCGTTACCCAGCAGGACGAAGGCTAG